From a region of the Prevotella melaninogenica genome:
- the recG gene encoding ATP-dependent DNA helicase RecG, whose protein sequence is MDILSQDIMYLPGVGPHRKEILSKELGIHTYRDLLEYFPYKYVDRTKLYLISELSQDMPFVQIKGRILSFEEAEMGKRKKRIVAHFTDGHGICDIVWFNGTKYIYQNYQVNKEYIIFGKPTFFNGRFQFTHPDIDDASQLQLNDMGMQPFYVTTEKMKKAGITSRAVEKLTKMLISKLTEPLEETLPPFITTHLHLISRDAAMRKIHYPKSVDDTQRARVRLKFEELFYVQLNILRYASDHRRKYRGYIFNRIGAQFNWFYSHNLPFELTGAQKRVMHEIRADMASGRQMNRLLQGDVGSGKTLVALMSMLIAIDNGYQACMMAPTEILAEQHLQTIKEFLKGMNLRVELLTGIVKGKKRQEVLDGLIDGSINIVVGTHAIIEDKVQFQHLGMAVVDEQHRFGVEQRAKLWSKSDNPPHVLVMTATPIPRTLAMTIYGDLDVSIIDELPPGRKPIQTIHKYDDQMASLYSGIRQQINLGRQVYIVYPLIKESERMDLKNLEDGFEAMQDIFPEFQLSKIHGKMKDKEKEAEMQKFVSGQTQILVATTVIEVGVNVPNASVMVILDAQRFGLSQLHQLRGRVGRGAEQSYCILVTNHKLTKETRKRIDIMCDTNDGFEIAEADLKLRGPGDLEGTQQSGIAFDLKIADIARDGQIVQMAREEAQKIIDDDPTCQKIEYNMLWERLKALRKTNINWAAIS, encoded by the coding sequence CCGTACAAAGTTATATCTTATTTCAGAGCTTTCACAAGATATGCCGTTTGTGCAAATCAAAGGAAGAATCCTTAGTTTTGAGGAAGCTGAGATGGGAAAACGTAAGAAACGTATCGTTGCACACTTCACCGATGGACATGGTATCTGTGATATTGTATGGTTTAATGGTACGAAGTATATCTATCAGAACTATCAAGTAAACAAGGAATATATTATCTTTGGCAAGCCTACCTTCTTCAATGGCAGGTTTCAGTTTACGCATCCTGACATTGATGATGCCTCTCAGTTGCAACTCAATGACATGGGTATGCAACCCTTCTATGTCACAACAGAGAAGATGAAGAAGGCTGGTATCACTTCACGTGCTGTGGAGAAACTGACAAAGATGTTGATTAGTAAGCTTACTGAACCATTAGAAGAGACACTCCCACCATTCATTACAACCCATTTGCATCTCATCTCACGGGATGCTGCTATGCGCAAGATTCATTATCCAAAGTCGGTTGATGACACCCAGCGCGCCCGTGTACGTCTGAAGTTTGAAGAACTCTTCTACGTACAACTTAACATTCTTCGCTATGCCAGCGACCATCGTCGCAAATACCGAGGCTATATATTCAATAGGATTGGAGCACAGTTTAATTGGTTCTACTCCCATAACCTGCCTTTTGAACTTACTGGAGCACAGAAAAGAGTGATGCATGAGATACGTGCAGACATGGCAAGTGGACGACAGATGAACCGTTTGCTACAGGGCGATGTCGGCTCTGGTAAGACCCTTGTAGCGCTGATGTCTATGCTTATTGCTATCGATAACGGCTATCAGGCTTGTATGATGGCACCTACGGAGATACTTGCAGAACAACATCTCCAGACGATAAAGGAATTTCTCAAGGGAATGAACTTACGTGTAGAACTGTTGACGGGTATCGTGAAGGGGAAGAAACGACAAGAAGTATTAGACGGACTCATCGATGGTTCTATTAATATTGTTGTAGGAACGCACGCCATTATAGAGGATAAAGTGCAGTTCCAGCACCTCGGTATGGCTGTTGTCGACGAGCAACATCGCTTCGGTGTGGAGCAACGCGCAAAGCTATGGAGTAAGAGTGATAATCCTCCACACGTATTGGTTATGACGGCTACGCCTATACCACGTACGCTTGCGATGACCATCTATGGCGACCTTGATGTCTCTATCATCGACGAGTTGCCACCAGGACGTAAGCCAATACAGACGATTCATAAGTATGATGACCAGATGGCGAGCCTTTATAGTGGTATAAGACAGCAGATCAACTTAGGACGTCAAGTGTATATTGTCTATCCACTCATCAAGGAAAGCGAGCGTATGGACCTCAAAAACCTTGAGGATGGCTTTGAGGCTATGCAAGATATCTTCCCTGAATTTCAGCTAAGTAAGATTCATGGAAAGATGAAGGATAAGGAAAAAGAAGCCGAGATGCAGAAGTTTGTCAGTGGACAAACACAGATACTCGTTGCCACAACAGTGATAGAGGTAGGTGTAAACGTACCTAATGCCAGCGTAATGGTGATTCTCGATGCCCAGCGTTTTGGACTTTCTCAGCTCCATCAGTTGCGTGGTCGTGTTGGTCGTGGTGCTGAACAGAGTTATTGTATCCTTGTTACCAACCACAAACTAACCAAGGAAACCAGAAAACGTATTGATATTATGTGCGATACAAATGATGGTTTTGAAATTGCGGAAGCCGATCTAAAGCTGCGTGGACCTGGTGATTTGGAGGGTACACAGCAAAGTGGTATAGCCTTCGACCTTAAAATTGCCGATATAGCTCGTGATGGACAGATTGTTCAGATGGCACGAGAAGAGGCACAAAAGATTATCGACGACGACCCAACTTGTCAAAAAATAGAATATAACATGCTCTGGGAGAGACTTAAAGCGTTAAGAAAGACTAATATAAACTGGGCCGCTATTTCATAG